Proteins encoded within one genomic window of Thunnus maccoyii chromosome 22, fThuMac1.1, whole genome shotgun sequence:
- the LOC121889957 gene encoding complement C1q tumor necrosis factor-related protein 3-like: MKSACSPDMCDLLIKFGAMEEKLRVIETRLQDSETRLEDSETRLKDSDNRLRNSENQIMDLRNKERTKVIFSAAVGGRGAIGPFNTDKTLIYRAVKTNIGGAYSQYTGIFSAPVAGVYYFTIFYHAGGEHRAILSVYKNNQLIVTTHDHKSNSDFTDNGGNAVFLQLQRGDEVYVRLAENSHVWGYDFHTTFSGFLVSQI; the protein is encoded by the exons ATGAAGTCTGCCTGCTCGCCTGACATGTGTGATCTTCTGATAAAGTTTGGTGCCATGGAGGAAAAACTGCGAGTTATTGAAACCAGACTGCAGGACAGTGAAACCAGACTAGAGGACAGTGAAACCAGACTGAAGGACAGTGATAACCGGCTCAGGAACAGTGAAAACCAGATCATGGATCTGCGAAACAAAG AGAGAACCAAGGTAATATTCAGTGCAGCAGTAGGTGGTAGAGGAGCCATCGGACCATTCAACACAGATAAGACTCTAATTTACAgagcagtgaaaacaaacatcgGTGGAGCCTACAGTCAATACACAg gtaTCTTCAGTGCACCGGTTGCAGGTGTTTATTACTTTACCATCTTCTATCATGCTGGAGGAGAGCATCGGGCAATACTGTCTGTGTACAAGAACAACCAGCTGATTGTCACGACCCATGATCACAAGTCAAACTCTGACTTCACCGATAATGGAGGAAACGCAGTGTTCCTGCAGCTGCAGCGAGGTGACGAGGTGTATGTCCGCTTGGCTGAAAACTCACATGTTTGGGGATATGACTTCCACACAACTTTCAGTGGTTTTCTGGTCAGTCAAATATGA